From a region of the Calliphora vicina chromosome 4, idCalVici1.1, whole genome shotgun sequence genome:
- the LOC135957201 gene encoding uncharacterized protein LOC135957201: MKLILLLTIALTGICLTQAAVYTERYFRDAKHPGKCTVDGKVLRPGQTIKHPTLDCAEITCDNSIGMATIETCDPISALASPLQELKCYDRTNPPKCSWGDFRNTKAEYPKCCERHFTCVF; the protein is encoded by the exons atgaaattaattttattattaaccaTTGCCTTGACTGGTATTTGCTTAACACAAGCTGCTGTCTATACGGAAAGATATTTTCGCGATGCCAAGCATCCTGGCAAATGTACGGTCGATGGTAAAGTGTTGAGACCAGGCCAGACTATTAAACATCCCACATTGGATTGTGCTGAAATTACATGTGATAATTCCATTGGCATGGCCACCATTGAAAC ctgTGATCCCATTTCGGCTTTAGCATCGCCATTACAAGAACTTAAATGTTATGATCGCACAAATCCACCTAAGTGCTCATGGGGCGATTTTAGAAATACTAAAGCAGAATATCCCAAATGTTGTGAACGTCATTTTACTTGTGTTTTTTag